A genomic window from Quercus lobata isolate SW786 chromosome 10, ValleyOak3.0 Primary Assembly, whole genome shotgun sequence includes:
- the LOC115963412 gene encoding RNA-dependent RNA polymerase 2 produces the protein MSVVAAERPTVGVSNLPQTITAHDLRHFLESQLGGDSIFALEISTEHKQWKPRSFGRIQFTTLEAKSKAMSVTLTFKSQTLRLSETTYDDIVPRPVNPKHRLDNCVLHVGFIAREGCMSVLDSWEGVRVWVMPERERVEFWVWQGGECYKLEIMFHDVLDTFRSHFADGDGDALVLKLKYGPRIYQKISGPDITSKFSADRYNFCKEDFDFRWVRTIDFSSKKSIGHSTSFCWEIEGLTSSDFFTSFPHYREDMNDLILEDGEEFSSKSEIVPLVKYKLASNLAYEILFQLNSLVHTQKISLAAGTDLIEILSKKDVETALMVLQKLHKLNSTCYEPVPFVKTQFHIQERNRKSVPPSSYNRLKDQNVMSCHRALITPSKIYCLGPEFETSNYVVKNFATYASDFMRVTFVEEDWSKLPANAISTSVQRGIFAKPFRTGIYHRILTVLRDGVVIGAKRFQFLAFSASQLRSNSVWMFASNDKVKAEDIREWMGCFNKIRSVSKCAARMGQLFSSSMQTLEVPGQDVEIIPDIKVITDDIEYCFSDGIGKISQSFAWLVAQKCGLNKTPSAFQIRYGGFKGVVAVDRNSYRKLSLRKSMEKFESKNRMLNVTKWSDSMPCYLNREIITLLSTLGVKDEAFEAMQKEQLCLLGKMLTNREAAIKVLQILNGSDSRNILVKMLLQGYEPNQEPYLSMMLQAHYENLLSDLKSRCRIFVPKGRILIGCLDETGILNYGQVYVRITMTKAELQSEDQSFFRKVDETTCIVVGKVVVTKNPCLHPGDIRVLEAIYEVELEEKGLVDCLIFPQKGQRPHPNECSGGDLDGDQFFISWDKDLIPCQTEPPMDYTGRRPRKMDHDVTLEEIQKFFVDYMINDTLGAISTAHLVHADRESDKARSQKCLELANLHSMAVDFAKTGAPAEMPRVLKPKEFPDFMERLDKPMYTSNSVLGKLYHAFVESAVQERPNLVWLEKFAKEAYDNDLEVDGFEAFLETAERHKDQYTEKMSTLMKYYDAESEDELLTGNLRKRAAYLQRDNRRYGDLRDRILLSVKRLQRDTKEWFEDCCKMHERQQMASAWYHVTYHPTYCREGLNYLSFPWIVGDYLLNIKNVNGRKVRIKTDHM, from the exons ATGAGTGTTGTTGCGGCGGAGAGACCCACAGTTGGGGTCTCAAACCTTCCTCAAACAATCACAGCCCACGACCTCCGTCACTTCCTCGAATCCCAGCTCGGCGGTGACTCCATCTTCGCCCTCGAAATCTCCACCGAGCACAAGCAATGGAAGCCCCGAAGCTTCGGTCGAATCCAGTTCACCACTCTCGAGGCCAAGTCCAAGGCCATGTCTGTCACTCTCACCTTCAAGTCCCAAACTCTCAGACTCTCCGAGACAACCTACGACGACATCGTCCCACGCCCCGTGAACCCAAAGCACCGCCTAGATAACTGTGTTTTGCATGTGGGTTTTATAGCTCGAGAGGGTTGCATGAGTGTGTTGGATTCTTGGGAGGGTGTGAGGGTCTGGGTTATGCCCGAGAGAGAAAGGGTCGAGTTCTGGGTTTGGCAAGGTGGGGAGTGTTATAAACTTGAGATTATGTTTCATGATGTTTTGGATACTTTTCGGAGTCATTTTGCTGATGGTGATGGCGATGCCTTGGTCTTAAag CTCAAGTATGGACCAAGGATCTATCAGAAAATTTCTGGACCTGATATAACTTCAAAATTTAGTGCTGATCGGTACAATTTCTGCAAGGAAGATTTTGACTTTCGTTGGGTTCGCACGATAGACTTTTCTAGTAAAAAGTCAATTGGACACTCAACTTCATTTTGTTGGGAAATTGAAGGATTAACGAGTTCAGATTTTTTTACAAGTTTCCCCCATTATAGAGAAGATATGAATGATCTAATTTTAGAGGATGGAGAGGAATTCTCTTCAAAATCTGAGATAGTTCCACTTGTGAAATACAAATTGGCCTCTAACTTAGCATATGAGATCCTTTTCCAACTCAATTCCCTTGTCCATACCCAGAAAATTAGCCTTGCTGCAGGTACTGATCTGATTGAGATACTTAGCAAGAAAGATGTTGAAACTGCTCTTATGGTTCTTCAGAAGTTGCACAAGCTAAATTCCACTTGTTATGAGCCTGTACCATTTGTAAAGACTCAATTTCATATCCAAGAAAGAAACCGTAAGAGTGTTCCCCCCTCTTCCTACAATAGATTAAAAGATCAAAATGTAATGAGTTGTCATAGAGCACTAATTACCCCGTCAAAGATTTATTGCTTGGGACCTGAGTTTGAAACTTCTAATTATGTggtgaagaattttgcaacaTATGCTTCAGATTTTATGAGAGTTACTTTTGTTGAAGAGGATTGGAGTAAGCTTCCTGCAAATGCCATTTCCACAAGTGTCCAGCGAGGTATTTTTGCCAAACCTTTTAGAACTGGAATATATCATCGCATATTGACTGTTCTTCGAGATGGGGTTGTGATTGGAGCTAAAAGATTTcagtttttagctttttctgCTAGTCAACTGCGATCAAATTCTGTTTGGATGTTTGCTTCTAATGACAAAGTAAAAGCAGAAGATATTAGAGAATGGATGGGGTGTTTCAACAAGATTCGCAGTGTATCTAAATGTGCAGCAAGGATGGGTCAGTTGTTCAGTTCCTCTATGCAAACACTTGAGGTCCCTGGACAAGATGTAGAGATTATTCCTGATATCAAAGTGATCACGGATGATATTGAGTACTGCTTCTCAGATGGCATTGGAAAAATTTCTCAGTCTTTTGCTTGGCTAGTTGCTCAAAAGTGTGGATTAAATAAAACCCCTTCAGCGTTTCAAATTCGATATGGTGGATTTAAAGGTGTTGTTGCTGTTGACCGTAATTCCTACCGGAAGCTATCTCTGCGTAAAAGTATGGAAAAATTTGAATCAAAGAACAGGATGCTTAATGTCACTAAATGGAGTGATTCCATGCCCTGCTATTTGAATCGAGAGATTATTACCCTCCTGTCTACCTTGGGAGTAAAGGACGAAGCATTTGAGGCAATGCAAAAGGAACAACTGTGTCTGCTGGGCAAAATGTTGACCAATAGAGAGGCAGCTATAAAGGTCTTACAGATATTGAATGGATCAGATTCTAGAAACATTCTGGTAAAAATGCTGCTTCAGGGTTATGAGCCAAATCAGGAACCTTATCTCTCAATGATGCTTCAAGCACATTATGAGAACCTCTTGTCTGATTTGAAAAGTAGATGTCGAATATTTGTCCCAAAGGGTCGAATCCTGATTGGTTGCCTGGATGAAACCGGTATTTTAAATTATGGCCAAGTGTATGTCCGCATTACCATGACAAAAGCAGAACTACAATCTGAGGATCAGAGTTTCTTCCGGAAGGTGGATGAGACAACATGTATAGTAGTAGGGAAGGTTGTTGTGACCAAAAACCCTTGTCTTCACCCAGGAGACATCAGAGTTCTTGAGGCTATCTATGAAGTGGAATTAGAGGAGAAGGGTCTGGTGGATTGCCTTATCTTCCCTCAGAAAGGACAACG GCCACATCCAAATGAATGCTCTGGTGGTGATCTTGATGGAGACCAGTTCTTCATAAGCTGGGACAAAGATCTGATCCCCTGTCAAACTGAGCCCCCAATGGACTACACAGGGAGAAGACCTCGGAAAATGGATCATGATGTGACCTTAGAG GAAATCCAAAAGTTTTTTGTTGATTACATGATCAATGATACTTTGGGTGCCATCTCTACCGCACATTTAGTTCATGCTGACCGTGAGTCAGATAAAGCCCGAAGTCAAAAATGTCTAGAGTTGGCAAACCTTCACTCAATGGCCGTTGACTTTGCAAAGACTGGTGCACCAGCTGAAATGCCTAGGGTTCTGAAACCAAAGGAGTTTCCAGATTTCATGGAGAGGCTAGACAAGCCCATGTATACCTCCAACAGCGTATTGGGGAAGCTCTACCATGCCTTTGTTGAGTCAGCAGTGCAAGAAAGGCCAAACTTGGTCTGGTTGGAGAAGTTTGCTAAAGAAGCTTATGATAATGATCTTGAAGTGGACGGTTTTGAGGCCTTCCTTGAAACTGCAGAAAGACATAAAGACCAGTATACAGAGAAAATGAGTACCTTAATGAAATATTATGATGCTGAGAGTGAGGATGAATTGCTGACGGGTAATCTGCGGAAACGTGCAGCATATTTGCAGCGTGATAACAGGAGATATGGTGATTTGAGGGATCGGATTCTGCTCTCAGTGAAGAGGCTACAAAGAGATACTAAAGAATGGTTTGAAGATTGCTGCAAAATGCATGAGCGTCAGCAGATGGCCTCAGCATGGTATCATGTTACTTATCACCCTACTTATTGCCGGGAAGGCCTTAATTACTTGAGCTTTCCATGGATCGTAGGTGATTATTTATTGAACATTAAAAATGTGAATGGCAGAAAAGTTCGCATAAAAACAGATCATATGTAG
- the LOC115964111 gene encoding uncharacterized protein LOC115964111, with translation MVAETSHSHRDIETNSEDVTNTLMGNNRCCCFPSIFTPSSRRSSAVGLSWWERVGSSDDKWWSGGFRALKKVREWSEIVAGPRWKTFIRRFNRSKSGGGSGGGGGVGSYNRHGKFQYDPLSYALNFDEGPGQNGNLDEDDDYHLFRNFSTRYASVPGQLPAKSANSSSSSTSSTSTKLLSTPPPLDSGRHVVVST, from the coding sequence ATGGTTGCAGAAACGTCTCACAGTCACAGAGACATTGAAACGAACAGTGAGGATGTAACCAACACACTGATGGGAAACAATCGGTGTTGTTGCTTCCCTTCAATCTTTACTCCGTCATCGCGAAGATCCTCCGCCGTCGGATTATCCTGGTGGGAACGGGTCGGGTCGAGCGACGATAAGTGGTGGTCCGGAGGCTTTCGCGCCTTGAAGAAAGTCCGGGAGTGGTCGGAGATCGTCGCCGGACCGAGATGGAAGACGTTCATTCGCAGATTCAATCGGAGCAAGAGCGGAGGCGGaagcggcggcggcggcggcgttGGTAGTTATAATCGGCACGGAAAATTCCAATACGATCCGTTGAGTTACGCGCTGAACTTCGACGAAGGCCCGGGGCAGAACGGTAATCTGGACGAAGACGACGATTACCACTTGTTTCGGAACTTCTCGACCCGGTACGCTTCGGTACCGGGTCAGTTGCCGGCGAAATCGGCGAATTCTTCATCATCTTCGACTTCGTCCACGTCGACGAAGTTGTTATCGACGCCGCCGCCTTTGGATTCCGGTAGACACGTGGTAGTATCGACGTAA
- the LOC115964056 gene encoding protein NUCLEAR FUSION DEFECTIVE 2 gives MNSGRFAFTLSVILFFTIILNIQKSHAANEVHDRIFKPTSSPFSTALETLQKQIGYDFQNIGLLRRAMTHGSFSEENNRALSILGGNVIETSASLRLLGKDIDISSKDLNRRLSEISKVESSCTSDGMRLGLQKVVRVSPKTNSSAPGVVCSAFRAMFGAIALDIGKSDDAGDIFWNVHGGDVGVGDALAW, from the exons atgaattcTGGTCGCTTCGCTTTCACTCTCTCGGTCATTCTCTTCTTCACGATCATTCTCAATATTCAG AAGAGCCACGCAGCAAATGAAGTCCATGACCGGATCTTCAAACCCACATCATCGCCATTTTCAACTGCGCTCGAAACCCTTCAGAAGCAAATTGG CTACGATTTCCAGAACATTGGTCTTCTTCGTCGTGCCATGACGCATGGCTCTTTCTCTGAAGAGAACAACCGAGCATTGAGCATTCTGGGTGGGAATGTGATTGAAACATCGGCCTCTCTCCGGTTACTTGGAAAAGACATTGATATTTCTTCAAAAGATCTGAACCGTCGCTTGTCAGAGATCTCCAAAGTGGAATCTTCATGCACTAGTGATGGGATGCGGTTGGGGTTGCAGAAGGTGGTCAGGGTATCTCCCAAGACTAATTCTTCTGCCCCTGGAGTGGTTTGCAGTGCTTTCCGAGCGATGTTTGGTGCTATTGCTCTTGATATTGGGAAGTCAGACGATGCTGGAGACATTTTCTGGAATGTTCATGGTGGTGATGTTGGAGTTGGAGATGCTCTGGCTTGGTAA
- the LOC115964369 gene encoding probable CCR4-associated factor 1 homolog 11 codes for MDGVSFPLIVVRQVWKHNLLKEFDLIRIAGMTHRMVAFDTEFPGVVFSPMNIDKRELGKLPSFLNYNIIRDNVNATNIIQLGLALCDDKGSLPNFGTKYQYAWEFNFRDFDVYNDVQNQKSIELLKSQGINFDKNLKEGIDSADFAALMLKSGLLGNHSAFTWVTFHGAYDIAHLMKILIRQPLPYDLMEFMDLMQWLFGKRLFDLKHMMKFCDGLYGGLETVANRLGVERLAGKSHQAGSDTLLTLQTFMKFLDVYFKEKNDGELTHNGHLLTGMQCVLHGLELNNNHQLNNAGLNLNLCRQSHVLCN; via the coding sequence ATGGATGGTGTCTCTTTTCCTCTGATTGTGGTAAGACAGGTGTGGAAACACAATCTTTTAAAGGAGTTTGATCTCATCAGAATTGCAGGGATGACTCACAGAATGGTGGCTTTCGACACTGAATTCCCAGGTGTTGTTTTCAGTCCAATGAACATCGACAAGCGAGAGCTTGGAAAACTACCTTCCTTCTTGAACTACAATATTATCAGAGATAATGTTAATGCTACCAACATTATTCAGTTGGGTTTGGCACTCTGTGACGACAAAGGATCTCTGCCCAATTTCGGTACCAAGTATCAATACGCTTGGGAGTTTAACTTCAGAGATTTCGATGTCTATAATGACGTCCAGAACCAGAAATCAATAGAGTTACTCAAGAGCCAGGGAATCAATTTCGACAAGAACTTGAAGGAGGGTATTGACTCTGCCGACTTTGCTGCATTGATGTTGAAATCTGGGTTGTTGGGTAATCACTCTGCTTTCACTTGGGTTACCTTTCATGGTGCCTATGACATTGCCCACTTGATGAAAATCTTGATACGGCAACCACTGCCGTATGATCTGATGGAGTTTATGGATCTGATGCAGTGGTTATTTGGGAAAAGGCTTTTCGACCTGAAGCATATGATGAAGTTTTGTGATGGCCTTTATGGGGGTTTAGAGACAGTGGCTAATAGATTGGGAGTGGAACGCTTGGCTGGGAAGAGTCACCAGGCTGGTTCGGATACCTTGTTGACTCTGCAAACTTTCATGAAGTTCTTAGATGTCTACTTCAAAGAAAAGAACGATGGTGAACTTACACATAATGGCCATTTGTTGACAGGGATGCAGTGTGTTCTTCACGGCTTGGAGTTGAATAATAATCATCAATTGAATAATGCCGGCTTAAATTTGAATCTGTGTAGACAATCACATGTATTgtgtaattaa